DNA from Elaeis guineensis isolate ETL-2024a chromosome 2, EG11, whole genome shotgun sequence:
TCCTGGAAGGTTAAAGCAAAGAAGATGCATTGATTTGTCAAAAAGGCCATGTTGATTGCAATTGTTTGAATGCTCGTCTGGGAGAAAAACCAATAAATTTATGCAATGGTTGTGTATACTGATTGAATTTGAAGACCACCACATCTCCTGCTTAGACAAGGTGCTAGACTACTGGAGAATTTCAGCAAATCATTATGAGATTGCTATACTAACAAATGTTTAACGTGCTGCAGTGAGTTTTAGTTCAAATTTTAGATGAGGTACACAAGCAGTGACATAAAGAACATGCTACAGAACATCCAACGGATGCTCCAAGTAAAAAAGGGCAGCCAGTGCACAAGGCTCCTGCCATTGTGGGGTCTAAGGAGAGTCGGATAAATATGTGCAACCTTATGTGCCAATACTATTTCCGTGTTTCAAACTTTGCGACCTCTAGGTCACAGTTGAGCAACCTTACCTTTGTGGTAAGTCTCACCCTCAGCTCCAAACCCATAGCAAACCCAAACAGGTCAGGTCATGGGAACTTTCTTGGACTCCATATTTTAGAGAAGATCAAGGTTTGTTCATAATAGCACCATAACAGAccagaaattaaaattttgaggTCTCATTCAATTATTAAAAAGTAGGTCCCAGTTTACATCTTTATAAGATTCCGAGTAGGGTGAATACCCTTATACCCAATAGGGATCTTGACTGATTACTAATGAATCAGATTCCACATTCTGGATAACATTCCAGTTAGGGCAAAGAACTTAAAGTCAACAAAAAACAAGTTGGGCCATGTCCGGGTTGTTTTATTATGGCCGCAAACTTCATTCACTTGAATCTATAGTAAAATGGACACATCCATATTCATCTTTAGGCATCACATCATACAGAACCAAACATAGGAAAACACAACAAAGTCATAGCAGGTGACATACATTCTTACATGTTTTATGAAGcaaaatgagagaaaaatatatttaaatgatAACATTTGTAAAAATATATTCTGACATTGTGATTTTTCCCAATAGTCGCAGTCATATATACATGCACAGGCCACACTTCAATAAAACTATAGAGAAAATTGCTCAAGTAATACGAAAATTCTATATTTTCTGACTTTTCCTAAATTATACTGAcactatttttttctccttttttaaaaaattataaaccaTGATTTTAAATGGTAAATGATTAAATCACACATCAAAACATACCACATGGTACAGAATATTGACATTGGACGAGACAATAATAGAACATTATCATTATTTAGATTTTTGCAGCATTATCATTTTCCCGGTGTGTCCCTTGCCATGTTCCTTTGAGATAGCCTATTTAGTCCTTATAACGACTTATCTTACAATAAGTGGACATACTCTTATATATCTTACAATAAGTGGACATACTCTTGTATCTTTAGCTCACTGTATCCACCCCTATCTAATGTTCTTATCTCCTACAACTGCAAGTCACAAAGATGCATCATATGCGAAAATAAACAGTAGTGTTATGCAAAAATATTCAAGAAGTTGTGCATTATGGAAATGATCTCACCTCTCTCCATATGTCAAAATTTGACGCCCAATATCTTCCGATGCCACAATCTGTGATTAAAAAAAGAGCATCCAAACATGAGCATAAAAATAACATCAAATTCTTTACAAGTCATGCAAAAAAGTACAAACAAACACATACTCTTGATTCCAGGTTCATCAGAATGGCAGACTTGGTTGACTGTTTGGCACGATCAAGTTGTGCCTGGTCAACTATGAAAAAAAGAAGACAAGACATGAAAAAGAGGCCATGTTTATTAGAAAATTTACTGCAAGTTTAGGTGCAGATAGAAACCTTGTCCAGGAGTTGCAACTGCAAGAAGTTCTCTTGCTGCCAGATCAACAGCTTTGGAAACAAAATCCGAACCCTGATTTAGAGCAACCAATTCTTAGTAGGTTTTTCCAGGTATTCCATGGCACGAGTGCAGTACAACAAAAAAAATTGGTCCGGTATGACAAGCACACAAATGCACACGTATGCATGAGCAcaagaaaaattgactcatgttatAAGACCTTCCCAGTCTGGTTCAGATATGTTGTTCTTTTGTAGTTAGCATGTTGTCCATATGCGACAAAATTTTCTAAACCATAAGAATGTCCCAACAATATTTACACAATAAAGTTGGAATCTACAAGAataaatgatatcataatatgccaAATGAATCAGTGTTCCGGTTGATTAATGCACTAGATTCAGTGGGTCTTCTGTGTGCCACATGTTGTGCCATCCTACTCCAATAGGACTATCTAAAATCAACCTATGCATATATAGGTTAaccatttcaaatttttatgtgattttgTGATCATGATCCGCACACTACTGCAAAGTGGGAGGTCAAAAGAAGAGCTTCTGAGCATGAAATGGACAACAGGAGGAAGAAATAGAGGAGCAGAACAAGTTAAAAGTGGACAAAAAGGTATGGAACTCAACCGCAAGAACAATGGAAAATCTAACCCATAGCCTCAAAATATAATTATCAACTCTCTCTACCTATAGGCCGAGCTATGCTCTTATGGAGGTTacatgaagaagaaaaaatccaTATAAATCTAGAGACTTGGATATAAATAACCTACTTTAAAGTAACCTATAATACCCAGAATCCTAACAAAGTACAAAAAAACAACTCCTAAAGCTATGAACTAGTATTTGGCACATGTAATGCACATAAGAGTAGGGGTGTAATTCGGTGCGGTTTGGTTTGAACCGCACTGAATTATACCAAACTGAAACAAactgaataagaaaaaaaatgacaCCGAACCGAATCCAAAATAAACAAAAACTGAGCCACACCAAACCGATTTATTCGGTTCAGTTCGGTGCGGTTTATTCGGTTTTCACCATTCCCTCTTCTTGGGCCGCTCCCTCTTCTCCGTGCTTTCCGATCTAAGCCAGACCGTTCTCTCCCGACCACCTCTCTCCAAGATCGTCGGCGCCGCCCTCCGATCCCGATCAGACCCTTGCATGCTGCCCTCAGCCCTCCTCATCCTCAGATTTCACAGCCTCGCCGTCTCCACTGCAGGCGACAAAGGCCCTGCCTCCGGCACCCTAGCCATTGCTGGCGTCGACACGTCCTTCTCCGCCTCTCCTCCCAAGAAAGGCGGCGGCATGCCGATCTTCATCCGGTCTGCCGCCTCACAGAGATGGCCCATGAGCTTCTCCCTGAGCTCCTCGAGCCCTCCATCGTCATCATCGTCGTCGCAGCCGCCACCCTTTGTCTCCTCTTCTGGCCTTCGGATCCGCGCTACAGAAGGAAGGGCTCTCCGTTCGCCGGCCGAAATTCCAAAACCGCCACCCTCTGATTTTGGGTGATGTGGAGACATCGACGAAGGCGAGAGCAAGAGGGTCTGAGGGATCGGGGTTGGAAAAGAGGCGGCCAAAATGAATATTAAGAAATAGGAAAAAGATTAGACAAATCAAAGCAGTTTGGTTTTTTCGATTTTTCATCGATTTCAAATCAAACTGAACCGAAAACCAAAATTTCTTAAATTCCAAAACTGCACCGCACCAAATATCAAAAAAACCACACCGATTTGCCTTGTTCGATTCGGTTCGATAACCGAAAAAACCGAACCAAACTTACACCCCTACATAAGAGTAAGAACAGTTGTGTTTTTATCTGATTGGAGATAGATCTTTTGATGGAATGGGAAGAGATTGATGGGATTATTTCAAACAACTCCTACTTTCTCAATCAGAGTTAAGCTCTTCCACTTCCCATGCCTTAATTCACAATACCCCATGCATTTCTCAATTTTGTCAAGAAAGATATTATCTGAGATATTTATCCACATAAGATTTTTCATTCCCATTTTATAACCATATGAATTTCTGTGTCAGGACTCTTCTTCCACATTATTTCATGTGAGACCACTAGACATGCAATGGACAAATAATACTCAGAGTTCCCGCAAAATTTAGTAGGAGACAAGAGATAATCTTTAATTCAACCAAGATGAAAACAAAAAGGTATcactaaacacacacacacaaaaaaagagCTTAGAATTAGTAAAATATTATTCAGTTTTGTAATTTGCACTTGCCTAAAATTTAAGCAATGAATATTGACATGGaaaacttttatgaaaaaagacatCTAATGTTTTATTTGAAACAACCAAATTCTCCCATGTGACATGAAACCAATCTGTATCAATTGCCGCAAAAGGTAACCTGGACAAgctaaaagaaggaaaaagaaaggtgGAACACTGCCTCTCTCTCTCCGCTCCCTGGGCAACATATGCTTACAAGGAACCCCTTTTGCGGACTCTTGATGTCTTATTTTATTGTGCTTGCGGACTTCTTGTGTAGCTTGTTGAGAATCCTTGCTAATCCATTGTTATAATGTCATCTCATAGTTAGATCACATACTTTATTGTTTTTCTTTGCATTCTCTGCCCTCCTTATGAATACATACTTCATATTTGAGAGATAAGATTGTGACCATTGCATGTTAACTTGAAATTGGTGCTCGTTAAAAATTCCAGATGGCGGCATTAAATCATCTTTTCATCATTAGCATACCGTGAAACTATATAAAACTCTTAATACAGCAGTCCAGTAGATAAATTTTGGTTTACTGCCCACAGAAAATCCATGACACCGCTCAGTATCTCACTTGAGAATTGAGATCAATGTAATCTTCATGGAAGGCTCTAGACCCACAATTGAGAAGTCCCAGCCCTAGGGCTGCAACATAAAACTACAAAGAAACAGTAACCTAAGAAGATGACTACAAAGAAAGCTTGATGACTAAATGAACCCCAAAGGCCAGTACGGACAAAGAAATTCAGATTTTAAATAAGTATGACAAGAAGACCAACAAACAAATaacaaattattaataatatatctaTATGCATAGTAAAAGAGTGGCTTACTGTGGTTGCATGAATTCCAAAAATTCCAGTATTATTGTAAACACTGTTGAAAGCAGAGAACGACTGGATTTGTTGGAACTCGTTTAAGACACGAAGATCTGTAAAAAAATGCAccagtttaaagttaaaagatACATGAATTACAAAAGTACATAGATAGCAGTGACACCTTTAATGCTTCAAGAGTACCCCAGTATAATATTACtttcaaaaaatgaaaaacaaaaaCAGAGAACAGAATTCTGACAGCTAAGTTCGCAGGCAAGCAAGAAAACATGGCTATTCAGAACTTACAAAGCCGAGAATACATCCCTTTCCCAGGACCTCCAGCAGAGAAAGAGCCACCTCCACCCATGAGCATCTGCAACAACATGGAATCGACATGGCATTAGTCTACATAATGTCTAACAACACAGAAAAATAAGTGTATGGCCTAGCATCTGGAACATATTTGATgaaaaactaaaaatataaaagaacCAGC
Protein-coding regions in this window:
- the LOC140855823 gene encoding uncharacterized protein — encoded protein: MSPHHPKSEGGGFGISAGERRALPSVARIRRPEEETKGGGCDDDDDDGGLEELREKLMGHLCEAADRMKIGMPPPFLGGEAEKDVSTPAMARVPEAGPLSPAVETARL